The Pseudomonas azadiae genome contains a region encoding:
- a CDS encoding penicillin-binding protein 1A, translating into MRLLKFFGYSIVAIVCGLLLVFSGAYLYLSPGLPSVEALRSIQLQIPLRVYSSDEKLIAEFGEMRRTPIRFADIPPNFISALLSAEDDNFANHYGVDPSSLVRAATQLVKSGHIQSGGSTITMQVAKNFFLTSERSFSRKATEILLALQIERQLTKDEILELYVNKIYLGNRAYGIEAASQVYYGKSIRDASLAQMAMIAGLPKAPSRFNPLANPARSKERRDWILGRMYKLGKIDQAAYESAVAEPLNASYHVPTPEVNAPYIAEMARAEMVGRYGSEAYTEGFRVTTTVPSDLQEIANEAVHSGLITYDQRHGYRGPESRLPGKTLSAWTTELGKQRTISGLEPAIVTQVQKDGLQVLTRTGEAHVAWDSMKWARPFLNTNSMGPMPKQPSDVAQVGDLVRVQRQKDDSLKFSQVPLAQGALVSLDPQNGAIRALVGGFAFEQSNYNRAIQAKRQPGSSFKPFIYSAALDNGYTAASLVNDAPIVFVDEYLDKVWRPKNDTNTFLGPIRIREALYKSRNLVSIRLLQAMGVGKTIDYMTRFGFAKSDLPPNLSLALGTATLTPMEIATGWSTFANGGYKIAPYLIDKIESRNGDTLFTANPPRVPGDVVNGVAATDGLAAPSNGGITIEPNPGAAPAANAAATESQTPAVAERIVDGRTTYILNSILEDVIKKGTGRRAMALGRADIAGKTGTTNESKDAWFSGYNADYVTTVWTGYDQPESLGRREFGGTVALPIWMSYMGAALKDKPLHTQPEPEGILSLRIDPISGRAASPSTPNAYFELFKSEDTPPSVNELGNGVAPGSPLPADEAAPIDLF; encoded by the coding sequence ATTCGTCTGCTGAAGTTTTTCGGGTACTCCATTGTCGCCATCGTTTGCGGGCTGCTGCTCGTGTTCAGCGGGGCCTACCTCTACCTTAGTCCGGGTTTGCCCTCCGTAGAGGCCCTTAGAAGTATCCAGTTGCAGATTCCTTTGCGGGTCTACAGCAGCGATGAAAAACTGATCGCGGAGTTCGGCGAAATGCGCCGCACACCGATCCGTTTTGCCGACATTCCACCCAATTTCATCAGCGCCCTGCTCTCGGCCGAAGACGATAATTTTGCCAACCACTATGGCGTCGATCCCAGCAGCCTGGTGCGTGCGGCCACACAATTGGTAAAAAGCGGACACATTCAATCCGGCGGCAGCACCATCACCATGCAGGTGGCGAAGAACTTCTTTCTCACCAGCGAGCGCAGTTTTTCACGCAAGGCCACCGAGATCCTCCTGGCGCTGCAGATCGAACGCCAGTTGACCAAGGACGAAATCCTCGAGCTGTACGTCAACAAGATCTACCTGGGCAACCGCGCCTACGGGATCGAAGCGGCGTCACAGGTCTACTATGGCAAGTCCATTCGCGACGCCAGCCTGGCGCAAATGGCCATGATTGCCGGCCTGCCCAAGGCCCCTTCACGCTTCAACCCGCTGGCCAACCCGGCACGCAGCAAAGAACGCCGCGACTGGATCCTGGGGCGCATGTACAAGCTGGGCAAGATCGACCAGGCCGCTTACGAAAGCGCCGTTGCCGAACCGCTGAACGCCAGCTACCACGTACCGACGCCGGAAGTGAACGCCCCCTACATCGCTGAAATGGCGCGCGCCGAGATGGTCGGCCGCTACGGCAGCGAGGCGTACACCGAGGGCTTTCGTGTCACCACCACCGTGCCCAGCGACCTGCAGGAAATCGCCAACGAGGCGGTGCATTCCGGCCTGATCACTTACGACCAGCGCCACGGCTACCGCGGCCCTGAATCGCGCCTGCCGGGCAAGACCCTGAGCGCCTGGACCACCGAGCTGGGCAAGCAACGCACGATCAGCGGCCTGGAGCCGGCCATCGTCACCCAGGTTCAGAAAGACGGCCTGCAGGTGCTGACCCGCACCGGTGAAGCCCATGTGGCGTGGGACAGCATGAAATGGGCACGCCCGTTCCTGAACACCAACAGCATGGGCCCGATGCCCAAGCAGCCATCGGACGTGGCGCAGGTGGGTGACTTGGTCCGCGTGCAACGCCAGAAGGATGACAGCCTCAAATTCAGCCAGGTACCGTTGGCTCAGGGCGCCCTGGTGTCCCTGGACCCGCAGAACGGTGCCATTCGCGCGTTGGTCGGCGGTTTCGCGTTCGAGCAAAGCAACTACAACCGTGCCATCCAGGCCAAGCGCCAGCCCGGGTCGAGCTTCAAGCCGTTCATTTACAGCGCCGCGCTGGATAACGGCTACACCGCCGCCAGCCTGGTCAACGATGCACCGATCGTGTTTGTCGACGAGTACCTGGACAAGGTCTGGCGTCCGAAGAACGACACCAATACCTTCCTCGGCCCGATCCGCATCCGCGAGGCGCTGTACAAGTCGCGCAACCTGGTGTCGATCCGCCTGCTGCAGGCGATGGGCGTGGGCAAGACCATCGATTACATGACGCGCTTTGGCTTCGCCAAGTCGGACCTGCCGCCAAACCTGTCCCTGGCGCTGGGCACCGCGACACTCACGCCGATGGAAATCGCCACCGGCTGGAGCACCTTTGCCAACGGCGGCTACAAGATCGCGCCGTACCTGATCGACAAGATCGAAAGCCGCAACGGCGACACCCTGTTCACCGCCAACCCGCCACGCGTGCCGGGTGACGTGGTCAACGGTGTGGCGGCAACCGACGGCCTGGCGGCACCGAGCAATGGCGGCATCACCATCGAGCCAAACCCGGGCGCTGCGCCGGCCGCCAACGCTGCCGCTACTGAATCACAGACGCCCGCCGTGGCCGAGCGCATCGTGGATGGCCGTACCACCTACATCCTCAACAGCATCCTTGAAGACGTGATCAAGAAGGGCACCGGTCGCCGCGCTATGGCCCTTGGCCGCGCGGATATCGCCGGCAAGACCGGTACCACCAACGAATCCAAGGATGCCTGGTTCTCTGGCTACAACGCCGACTATGTGACAACCGTATGGACCGGCTACGACCAACCGGAAAGCCTGGGCCGCCGCGAATTTGGTGGCACCGTCGCGCTGCCGATCTGGATGAGCTACATGGGCGCTGCCTTGAAGGACAAACCACTGCACACCCAACCGGAGCCGGAAGGCATCCTCAGCCTGCGCATCGACCCGATCAGTGGCCGCGCGGCCTCGCCCAGCACGCCGAATGCGTACTTCGAGCTGTTCAAGAGCGAAGACACACCGCCGTCGGTCAACGAGTTGGGCAATGGTGTTGCGCCGGGCAGCCCGCTGCCGGCGGATGAGGCGGCGCCGATCGACCTGTTCTGA